The following are from one region of the Streptococcus sp. 1643 genome:
- a CDS encoding YbbR-like domain-containing protein produces MRKNSLYIISSFFFACILFIYATSTNYQNSNSARQVRTETYTNTVLNVPIDIQYDSDQYFISGFTSEVTVFLTGSNRVALASEMQESTRKFKVKADLTNASVGTIEVPLTIENLPSGLTAVATPQKITVKVGKKAKRDNVIVVPEIGPSQIDSRVKIDKVTVSDEKVTVISDEETLSRVDRVIAILPTSERITGNYSASVPLQAVDKNGNVLPSVIMPFDTTMKITTKTVSSSSSSSSTTSSTGSSTSSSSSTSSETKPDSSKQD; encoded by the coding sequence ATGAGAAAAAATAGTCTTTATATTATTTCTTCCTTCTTTTTCGCCTGCATCCTCTTTATCTACGCGACTTCTACAAACTACCAAAATAGCAATAGTGCCAGACAAGTGCGGACAGAAACCTACACCAATACGGTCCTTAATGTTCCAATCGATATTCAGTATGACAGCGACCAGTACTTTATCAGTGGTTTTACATCTGAAGTGACTGTCTTTCTGACAGGGTCAAACAGAGTTGCTTTAGCGAGTGAAATGCAGGAAAGCACTCGGAAATTCAAGGTCAAAGCTGACTTAACCAATGCCAGTGTAGGAACCATCGAAGTTCCTCTAACCATTGAAAATCTGCCTAGCGGTTTGACAGCTGTTGCAACTCCGCAAAAGATAACAGTCAAGGTCGGTAAAAAAGCAAAACGAGACAATGTAATCGTTGTGCCGGAGATTGGCCCTAGTCAGATAGATTCTCGGGTCAAAATCGACAAAGTAACTGTGTCAGATGAAAAAGTAACGGTTATTAGTGACGAGGAGACTCTCTCTAGAGTAGATCGTGTCATTGCCATCTTACCGACTAGTGAACGGATAACAGGTAACTATTCAGCCTCTGTTCCACTACAAGCAGTTGATAAAAATGGAAATGTCTTGCCAAGCGTCATTATGCCATTTGATACTACAATGAAAATTACAACCAAAACAGTATCGTCTAGCTCGAGTTCTTCGTCAACGACCTCGTCAACGGGCTCTTCAACCAGCAGTTCGTCTTCAACGAGTTCAGAAACGAAACCAGACTCGTCTAAACAGGACTAA
- the cdaA gene encoding diadenylate cyclase CdaA — protein sequence MNFQPLSNLQYWTSLFSSPWTIVTNLIDILIVTYILYHFTKAIAGTKIMILVRGVLVFILGQILSNMIGLTTISWLINQIITYGVIAAVVIFSPEIRTGLERLGRATDFFYNAPISAEEQMVRAFVKSVEYMSPRKIGALVAVQRVRTLQEYISTGIPLDAKISSELLINIFIPNTPLHDGAVIVREDRIAVTSAYLPLTENTGISKEFGTRHRAAIGLSEVSDALTFVVSEETGGISITYNGVFKHDLTLEEFEAELRRILLPASEEKQGLKERLLGGLKHEKK from the coding sequence ATGAATTTTCAACCATTATCCAATTTGCAATACTGGACGAGTTTGTTTTCAAGCCCTTGGACAATAGTCACTAATCTGATTGATATTCTCATTGTGACTTATATTTTATATCATTTTACCAAAGCGATTGCAGGGACCAAAATCATGATTTTGGTGCGGGGAGTTCTGGTCTTTATTTTAGGTCAGATTCTGTCCAATATGATTGGTTTGACGACCATTTCCTGGTTGATCAATCAGATCATCACATATGGGGTTATCGCAGCGGTAGTTATCTTTTCACCAGAGATTCGGACTGGTTTGGAACGATTGGGTCGAGCTACTGATTTCTTCTACAATGCCCCTATTAGTGCGGAAGAGCAAATGGTTCGTGCCTTTGTCAAATCAGTCGAGTACATGAGCCCCCGTAAGATTGGTGCTCTGGTAGCAGTTCAGCGCGTGAGAACCTTGCAGGAATATATCTCAACTGGGATTCCTCTAGATGCTAAGATTTCTTCTGAGTTATTGATTAATATCTTTATCCCCAATACTCCCTTACACGATGGAGCAGTCATTGTCAGAGAAGATCGGATTGCCGTAACTTCAGCCTACCTACCCCTGACTGAAAATACTGGAATTTCCAAGGAGTTTGGGACACGTCACAGGGCTGCGATTGGTTTGTCGGAAGTATCGGATGCTCTTACCTTTGTGGTTTCTGAGGAAACAGGTGGAATCTCAATCACCTATAATGGAGTCTTTAAGCATGATTTGACCTTAGAAGAGTTTGAAGCTGAATTGAGAAGAATCTTACTTCCAGCATCAGAGGAGAAACAAGGTCTGAAAGAGCGTTTGCTAGGAGGATTGAAACATGAGAAAAAATAG